The Apium graveolens cultivar Ventura chromosome 3, ASM990537v1, whole genome shotgun sequence sequence ttaaaacaggaatccacaATTTGTAGGctctggaaacctcagggacctaactgtttcttccccaaaagataaggtactaaactgtaattttacagggggtcgccggaaaaattctgtctcgccggagaagacgatcccagcgtcctcaccccaccaacacctccagatacGATCTACACAtcaccaggaacttattcatacaatcaaaacacatcaatcatccctgttctggccggaaaatggccaagaacattgccgatttccggcgaacatcgaaaatcttcaaaacacaactcccttcgattaCCTAATCCTCTGTTAtcgagctatataccaatcgattgtaaattttataaggaacataatccactataaatcaacagctaataacccctaaatcaaaaagccccaaatttcaattgaaaacattcatacgggttataaaccctaattttaaaattcgagaattaaacctacttttgagcatgttattgaactccaaatcagacgtatgacatatgaaaatcatcaggaaaacaagctctacaatatgcaagcatcaaatcatacaaacaatcatccgaacaaaaattcatatttttaataaaattaattcgaaaataaataatttatcagaaaataaaccttgatttctacagtgatttggaacacataatctgatagaacacctcaagaccttcgttttgagtactcgtgcttttcaaacggactccggtaacacctccgattgttggtttgattctcagaaaggtttatgaatatattaattttctctggaaatttatataattactgactgcaaatgatttttcatacgaaataaaatacggtaaaggctatttataattacggaaaattagtatcccgttggatcattccggatataaaacggtacgtttatttgtaaaaactgatccaaacggtatcggttttcgggataattatccaaatcagtacaatttgtactgcggtcttggtctcagcgcctggttacacgtactacaaggtgataattgggatagtttaataaaaactcccgtttatcgaaaatacgagttttattgatttaccgaaatgaatattatatcgaaaatgttgcgccggaaCACGCGCcggacaaaccgtacgccggattgaaaagtcgaaacatggaatatgcttggaatattacaattaggttaggaaggagttctcggaagagtttcgggttccaaaaacgtaacaacggatgacatcgattggttcccgtttttaaaaaatagattttaaatacccggaaaagattttataaattttatatgattcttataaattcataaatcaacataaaaataattaggaagatatgacaattatctatattttattttggacatataaaaattaaaatactcaattaatagtatttttaaacatcccaacacatttaacacttaacaaataattcacagaatagatactgaacacatataataattatttattagcaaaaataattacacgatatatcccagatattacatccttcccctttaaaaggattctgtcctcagaatctcctaagaaaacaaacgagggtacttttctctcatatcactttctaattcccaggttgactcttcaacctttgggtttctccataacactcttactagctttatcactttattcctcaataccttctctttttcctctagaatctctatcggactctctacatatgacaaatctgtctgaagctctattggctcatattctattacatgcctggagtctggattatacttcttaagcattgatatgtgaaaaacattgtgaatgtgctccatgtgcggaggtaatgccaaatcataagctactttgccaacgcgctttagaatctcaaaaggtccgatatatcttgggctcagctttcctttcttttcaaacctcgttagtcccttccacggtgatactttcaataataccaagcttcctctttcgaattccatgtctttccttgactggtctgcatatttcctttgacggtcatgtgcggctatcaatctcttttggataatttcaaccacttcttttgtctgttgtattagttcaggtccaagtatcttgcgttctcctacttcatcccaatgcactggagatctgcatttgcgtccataaagggcttcatagggtggcatcccaatactggcatgataactgttgttataagcaaattctaccagaggtaaatgctcgtcccaacttcctttgaaatcaatagcgCAAACACATAACATGTCCTCAATCGTCtggatcattctttcactttggccgtccgtctgtgggtggtaggctgtactcatattcagtcttgttcccaaacattcttgaaaactcttccaaaatcttgaattaaatcttggatcttgatcagatacgatagacacaggaactccatgacgaactacaatttccttcaggtacatatgaatcaacttgtcgagtgaaaatctttcatttataggcagaaaatgagctgatttagtaagtctatccactataacccaaatggcatcatgattagcccttgtccttggtaatccaactatgaaatccatggcaatatgttcccacttccactctgcaatctccaatggttgtagcaattcacttggtctttgatgttcggctttaactctctgacatgtataacatctactaacccattccgcaatttccctcttcatatatggccaccaataattctcctttaaatctctgtacattttggtactccctggatggattgaatacctagaattatgtgcttcctgtaaaatttcattcttcagctccgtcaccggtggaatccaaattcttgaagaaaacctaagaataccttgatcatccttctgcgtgcacaattcttcacctaccaaacgatttatatcttgatccattatatcttcctgacacttctttattttctctaacagctccggctggaaagtcatactgtacacttttgcttcattagacctgcaaactttaatctccaattccagtttctgaaattccttatatatctcttcggCTGTGTTCCCGAACCaattttgagaaagaaaagaaatgatAGGGAGAGAAATACATATTTATACAAGATGTTCCCGAGATTTTTGACatagagaaaagaaaagaaagccGAGGAAAATGGGCATCATTTTTATCCAAAATATTTCTTCCCAAATATGGGAAGATTGAGAGAGAAATGAAATAACGGAATGATAATAGCAACATACCTGCCCTACCCATTTTATCTACATCCCATTATCTTCTCCCGCGCATTGTATTTTCCCCGCTATTGTCTTCTCCCGCTAATTCTTGTTGCTATTAGTAGATGATTTTTCTTCATAATTTGCATCACAACTTTTTGGTACACTTCTACTATACTATTTCAAGGTAATTCTAAATCTTGTCTATGTTTTTAATATTCACAATTTACTTGTTTATTTGTATATAATATGATTCTAAACTTTTACCTTACATGATATCTTGTGTTTGAGTGTTACTAACATGTGCCTTCAACTTGTTTGATCAATTTCCTCATTGGATGTGCAACTAAATTTATGTGGCATTATATATTTTACTTGTTTGCATGTTCAGTTGTTTTCTAGAACATGtattttttatgttttatttgtGTTTGGACTCGTTTCACTTCTTAGAtactaaaattttaaattaaaaaaattgagaTTTTGAATATATTCTTGTGTATATGACTAAAGATGGAAAACATAATTTTTGAGAGAGCAACTGAAGTCCGACGTTGGATTCGAACTAGACAATTTGCTGCAATTCATTTAATGTGTTTGTTGGGTGGTTTTATTACACAACGTAGATTTCAATATAAAAGAGTTAATTTGCCTACAAGAGAAATGTGTTTACATAGACAAAATGTGCGAGAAGAAATTTTGAACAACCTCGCCTCAAGCGGAAAAGCACGTAAAATTATTCGTATGAATATGAGTGCTTTCATGAAATTGTGCAATATCTTGGTACAACATGGAGGTCTTCTACCTACTAAACGAATGTCCGTTGAGGAGCAAGTTGCTAGATTTTTGCATATTGTGGGAAATGATTTAAGAAATTGTATGATTTCTTGGGTTTATCGTCGCTCGGAATCAAGTACTAGTAGGTCTTTTCATCGAGTTTTGAGAGAGATAATTAACTTAGAAGATCATTATCTACAACAACCTACTGGACAAACAATTGCAAAAGAAATTCGGGAGAAAAGACGATTTTATCCTTATTTCCAGGTATATAAATGTATGAGAATGTATTATTTTATAGATTTAATCAACTATTTAATACATCGTACATGTCAGGATTGTGTCGGGACTATAGATGGAACGCATGTTCGTGTAAAAGTATCCACAAAAAATGCCCCCAGGTATCGCGGTCAAAAGGGATACCCCACTATCAATGTCCTGGCTGCGTGCACTTTCGATCTAAAATTCACTTATATTTTAACTGGATAGGAAGGTACCGCGTCAGATTCAAGAATAGTAAAAGATGCACTTGTAAGAGATGATAAGCTAATTATTCCTGATGGTAATATATTTTCAAAGTAAAAATAAGTTTTGATATTTTTGTAGCCTATAATTGTACTtataatattattaaacttgTTTTGATATAGGTAAATATTATCTAGTTGATGCTAGACTTCCCCATAGAGGTGGCCTAATTACTCCTTTTAGAAAAGTTCGATATCATTTGAAAGAATACTCAAGTCGTGCACCGCAAAATTATAAAGAGTTATTTAATCTTCGTCATGCTTCATTGAGAAATGTAATTGAACGAGCATTTGGCATTCTCAAAAAAAGATTTCCCATAATCAGAAGTACAGCTGAACCGTTTTACTCATGTGAAACACAAGCATGAATGTTTTTCGCTTGTTGTATTCTACACAATTTTTTGTGTGAGGAATACCGTGATAAAGAAATTGAAGAAGAATTGATGGAAGAGACTCTAAATGCTACTCCTGAAGCACAATTTCAAGCTCCGAGAGACGTAAATGAGGATAGTATTCGAGGAGAACAAATCCGAAATTCTATTGCAAATGCTATGTGGGCTGATTATGTGTCTCATCCCGACAATGAAATCAATATGTCTAATTAGTCTTTTCGTACTTGTAATAACTATGCAATTGACATTGTGATTTATTTATGATTGATTATTTGTTTGTTAGGTAATGGCTTTAATTTTAGATATGACTAGTAGATTTTAAAAGATTTGAACTTGCTACTGCTTGTGATGAATTATTCTACTGTTATATAATATTTCTTTAGCTTGTGTTTGTGTATTAGGAATGGCAAAGAAATTAAAAGACGGAGAAAATGTGAATAGAGAAATGCTAATGTGGACGCCTCAAATGGATGAGTTTTTCCTTCAAGCTATGCTTACACAGCAATATCATGGAAATAGAATTGACGGCACATTTACCTCTACTGCCTACACAAACATGGTTAACGAGTTGCATGAGAAGCTCAACATGAATTTCAGTAAATCTCATTTAAAAAATCGCCTCAAGACACTCAAAGATCATTTTGCACAGTATTATGACCTGTTCCGCGGAGTAGGTTTAAGTGGATTTGCTTGGAATTCTGAAACCAAATTATTCGAGGCAGACAATGAAGTTTGGGATAGCCTAATAGAAGTATGTATTTTCTTGCACCATTCTTTTGTTAAACTCATTTCTTCAATTTAAAATTTGGTGAGGTAGTCAAAATGCTAAGTtatattatggaattctttatgTTGAGTTTTTAATTATTGTGTTGTTTATTATTGTTACCTTGAGATATCTTCAGTATAAGTTTATGTACTTGTAGAatattatatcattaatatatttTAAGTAGATAGATGAGTGTTTATTTTTATGAAGTCTATCCGGGTAATTTATTAAACAAAAAGTTGTACTAACAAATTCTCTCTTAAACATGTTAAGCAAAGCCTGATGCTATTAAATGGAAAACAAAGAAGATCCATAACTACAATGAGCTTGCGGAATTATTTGCTAAAGATAGAGCAATAGGGGCTGCTGCTGGAACTgccaaagaaaagaaaaaacaGTGGTCAAAGACAACTTCTGATCAAACCGAAACACTTGAGGATGTTGATCGTCTTTTATCTACTAACAAGGTGACACTGGAAAACTTAATTGTTGATGATGATGTATTTATATCTTCCATGCCATCTTTAGAAGAAGTGCAGATGAACTTAAATTCATCTAAAAATAAGAAAAGAAAATACGAGGAAGACGAATCTATGACCTTAAAGATTATGTCTTCACTTGAAGCTGTGGGAGATGCTATCAAAGAAGGAAATGCTATACTCAAAGACAGTAATATCATAATGGAACGATCTCGTCAACGAGTGTATAGCGGAGATGAGATTTATAACGAATTGGAGCTATTGAACTTGGAACCAAATATAATTTCCAAAGCATATCTTTTATTGATTAAAGATCAGGATAGTGCACAAGCCCTCTTTGGTTGCCCAGCTCGAATCTGAAAGACTATATTGGATGAGTTACTTGGGCGTAATGCTGCTTGAGTAGTCTGTGAAATGTCTTGGTTTTTAAATTTTTAGTAGGAACCCTAAATTATGGTCATGCTTATATTCAGTACTTTGTTTTTGTTTATTATTCATGGATGTCTAGGATGCTTCttaagttttaaaaaatattatgatTTTGTATTTGGTTTTATACATCTTAGCGCATAACCAGACTTAAGAGTCCCAAAATCTATATGAATTTGGGTAATTTATATTACATCAGCTTATTCTCCTGCAGTGCACCAAAACTAATGTCTAATTGTAATCACAAGATAGCATATaagtttttataaaaaataatttggCAGGATATTTTGAATCCATGtgtttaaaatttgaaaatgtgTCAATAAGGTGACTACAAATTTAATTTAACTTAAATATATCGTATTCGTGTATTTAAGATAAAAAAATCtgtcaaataaatataaaaaatacataaaatgtaaattaaaaattttcttttcttttctttagtaACCATGGAACAATCAAAAGAAAATTTGT is a genomic window containing:
- the LOC141714799 gene encoding uncharacterized protein LOC141714799; translation: MLMWTPQMDEFFLQAMLTQQYHGNRIDGTFTSTAYTNMVNELHEKLNMNFSKSHLKNRLKTLKDHFAQYYDLFRGVGLSGFAWNSETKLFEADNEVWDSLIEVSKPDAIKWKTKKIHNYNELAELFAKDRAIGAAAGTAKEKKKQWSKTTSDQTETLEDVDRLLSTNKVTLENLIVDDDVFISSMPSLEEVQMNLNSSKNKKRKYEEDESMTLKIMSSLEAVGDAIKEGNAILKDSNIIMERSRQRVYSGDEIYNELELLNLEPNIISKAYLLLIKDQDSAQALFGCPARI